In Microbulbifer pacificus, the sequence GTTATTAACATTATACGATACTTTATAAGGACGTTAGGGGGTCGAGCATGTCAAAACAAGAGGATGTGGTCGAAGTGGATAAAAATCAACAAGATATTATTGAAATTAGACAAGATATTAAGACACTGCAAAATGACGTGACAAACCTTAAAATGAACGACATTAAGCAAGATGAAAAAATAATAAATTTACAAACCACATTGTCATCTATTCAGGATGATACAAAATGGATAAGACGCATGTTTACTAAAATAATTGCATCAGCGATTATAACCGCAGTTATCGGAGGGGCTATAGGGTTATTTTTTGCTAATTTCAACTAATAAGGAGAAGGTATAAATGAAAACACAATCACAAGTAAATCGAGAGGTAAAACAAGATGCTACCAAAGGGTTAATTTTGCAATTTATAGGTATCCTTGCTGCACTATTGCCATTATTAGGTGTCTTAGGGATTAACTTAGAATGGTTTAACCAAGGCTTTATAGATGGTTTGGAAGTATTGTTATTGGCAGTTGTTGCATTCGTTGTTAATGCTTATACCATCTACAAGAATCATTACAGCGGAAAAAAAGCGCAGGAACAAAATGCAGAATTAAAATCAAGAGGATTGAAGTAAGCACCTATAGGGTGTTTTTTTAATG encodes:
- a CDS encoding hemolysin XhlA family protein, which produces MSKQEDVVEVDKNQQDIIEIRQDIKTLQNDVTNLKMNDIKQDEKIINLQTTLSSIQDDTKWIRRMFTKIIASAIITAVIGGAIGLFFANFN
- a CDS encoding phage holin; the protein is MKTQSQVNREVKQDATKGLILQFIGILAALLPLLGVLGINLEWFNQGFIDGLEVLLLAVVAFVVNAYTIYKNHYSGKKAQEQNAELKSRGLK